From the Nocardiopsis changdeensis genome, one window contains:
- a CDS encoding ADP-ribosylation/crystallin J1, protein MIGVAGVMTLWRPTGPEELDLVRASGWREWPPRLPDQPIFYPVLNEDYAARIAREWNLPRSGAGYVTRFDVDADFAARYPVRQAGGRTILELWVPAEELEEFNAHLVGPIRLVLSFLPEHPEGLRHDGDGTAS, encoded by the coding sequence GGCGTCCGACGGGGCCGGAGGAGCTGGACCTGGTGCGCGCGTCGGGGTGGCGGGAGTGGCCGCCGCGCCTGCCGGACCAGCCGATCTTCTACCCCGTCCTCAACGAGGACTACGCCGCCCGCATCGCCCGCGAGTGGAACCTGCCCCGGTCCGGGGCGGGGTACGTGACCCGCTTCGACGTGGACGCGGACTTCGCCGCCCGCTACCCGGTGCGGCAGGCGGGCGGGCGTACGATCCTGGAGCTGTGGGTGCCGGCCGAGGAGCTGGAGGAGTTCAACGCCCACCTGGTGGGTCCGATCCGCCTGGTGCTGTCGTTCTTGCCCGAGCACCCCGAGGGCCTGCGCCACGACGGGGACGGCACCGCCTCCTAG
- a CDS encoding DUF4303 domain-containing protein has translation MTDPNAVNAYVLLRERPPAAVLAALHRVLGLGVSEVARRARSSEPLLRVGLFGDDHAEAARRLRTVLDLVAPHRHEVHECVGDASPGPESRTDAATLLAALATASEPPAPVRPAPDPELTRVIAGATRAAVADLRARHPEHFHAFALLTTGEALPPYLAAGSAEGAARTGAHPWSLPDGPYAVWGYEEHFGEVVRAFGARGDLFDIPGERDRLAEYATRLASMEEALRRLDSEGFFGTGADRLGVLLLAGTMPPDEEDAGAVRRLNPAGPLRDSWLREESDDPGLPVDEGARAELAGHRGGLAPAPNPSVADLWRATPGLYLADGTAVYGPHTLAERNAAFEVARYAPGWVLVGDDGGGRGLLMRETGPDFDPASGRESAEVVLLDLGALCPGVADEGEFLTDDLVGWLSHREPAARDGRAGGAPGRGEGPVQGPA, from the coding sequence GTGACCGATCCGAACGCCGTCAACGCGTACGTCCTCCTGCGCGAGCGTCCGCCCGCCGCCGTGCTGGCGGCCCTGCACCGCGTCCTGGGCCTGGGCGTGTCCGAGGTGGCCCGGCGCGCCCGGTCGAGTGAACCTCTGCTGCGGGTCGGGCTGTTCGGCGACGACCACGCCGAGGCGGCCCGCCGCCTGCGCACCGTGCTCGACCTGGTCGCGCCCCACCGCCACGAGGTGCACGAGTGCGTCGGCGACGCCTCCCCGGGACCGGAGAGCCGGACCGACGCCGCGACCCTGCTCGCCGCCCTGGCCACAGCCTCGGAGCCGCCGGCCCCGGTGCGCCCGGCACCCGATCCGGAGCTGACCCGCGTGATCGCCGGGGCGACCCGCGCCGCCGTCGCCGACCTGCGGGCGCGCCACCCCGAGCACTTCCACGCCTTCGCGCTCCTGACGACGGGCGAGGCGCTCCCGCCGTACTTGGCGGCGGGTTCGGCCGAGGGCGCGGCGCGCACCGGGGCCCACCCCTGGAGCCTGCCCGACGGCCCGTACGCCGTATGGGGCTACGAGGAGCACTTCGGGGAGGTGGTGCGGGCGTTCGGGGCCCGCGGCGACCTGTTCGACATCCCCGGCGAGCGGGACCGCCTCGCCGAGTACGCGACCCGGCTCGCGTCCATGGAGGAGGCGCTGCGCCGGTTGGACTCCGAGGGGTTCTTCGGTACGGGCGCCGACCGCCTCGGCGTCCTGCTGCTGGCCGGGACCATGCCCCCGGACGAGGAGGACGCCGGCGCCGTCCGGCGGCTCAACCCGGCGGGGCCGCTGCGGGACTCGTGGCTGCGCGAGGAGTCCGACGACCCCGGCCTCCCGGTGGACGAGGGGGCCCGCGCCGAGCTCGCCGGCCACCGGGGCGGGCTCGCCCCGGCGCCCAACCCCTCGGTGGCCGACCTGTGGCGCGCCACGCCCGGCCTGTACCTGGCGGACGGGACGGCGGTCTACGGCCCGCACACCCTGGCCGAGCGCAACGCCGCCTTCGAGGTCGCCCGCTACGCGCCCGGGTGGGTGCTCGTCGGTGACGACGGCGGCGGCCGCGGGCTCCTCATGCGGGAGACCGGCCCGGACTTCGACCCGGCCTCGGGGCGGGAGTCGGCGGAGGTGGTGCTGCTGGACCTGGGCGCGCTGTGCCCCGGGGTCGCGGACGAGGGGGAGTTCCTCACCGACGACCTCGTGGGGTGGCTGTCCCACCGGGAGCCCGCGGCCCGGGACGGCCGCGCGGGCGGCGCCCCGGGCCGCGGCGAGGGGCCGGTTCAGGGGCCGGCCTAG